AAGGTCATTTCAGCGGGATGGCCGCTCATGCCTGAAGCGATTCCGCTCTTGATCGAGATATAGCGGATGTTCTGCTGCAGCCAGTGATAAATTGAGGCCAGCATCTCTTCCTGGGTCTGGCAGCCGGAGATTATCTTCTTTGTTTCCTCTTCCAGAAATGGAGTCAGGACCATGCGCTCCTCAGCCATCTTCTTCTCCCAGGCGAAATAACCATTCCAGTCCTTCATGGTGGAACATTTGACGCGCTTGGCAATGTCATAGTAATCGGGCATCTTGGGTTCATTGATGATTGGAGCCGAATTTCTGACTTCCCAGTAGAAATGCTTGCCCTGCTCATCGGTACGGCGTCTGGGTTCGCTGCCGCGGTCCATGTTCAGCGGAGCCCAGTAAAGTTCCTTGTCTGTAGGGATCACTACGTCAAGGCTGGAGAGCCTGACAGGGACATTGTCTTCAAAGCCAAAGGCAGGGAAGAAGAAATCCCTGTTGAACGGATTGTAAGTATACTCTTCATAAATATATTCGATGATCGAACCAACTGTGACCTTGGGCAGTGCGATAGTGATCATTTTTCCCTGGCTGATGAAATCCGCGCCTTCGTCGGCAGGAGTGGAGACTGAAATGTCGCTGCTCTGCGGATATTGAACGCTGCCCTCAGGGCTGATCACGCGCACCAGATAAAATGTCATCCGGTCGCGGTCTTCTTCCCAGAAAAACTGGAGATTGTTGAGGATCGCGTTTTCCTTGAGAATTTTCATTGCCCTGTGGTAGATATAAGTTCTCTCGCCGTTTTCAAAGAGCAGATTCTGCCCGCAGTCTCTGAGCACGAGCGAGTCCACATCCGGATAATTCTTCTGAAAAGCCAGGGCATCCGCAGCCAGCGCCTGGATGTCTCCCAGCTTGCCGGTAAAAGGTTTCACAAACGGCTCTGATGAGGATTTTCCGTCAATCGCGGCGACTTCCCCGGCTGTTTGCTTATCCTGCCTCGTGAAATAAATCTTCTGGACCTGATCCCGTTCCAGTTCTCCGGTGTCCAGCTGGAATCTGCTGTTGCTGAAAGATAATTTGTCAACTGTGAGTTCAGCGCCGTTTTTGGTGGAAATCACTTCAGCACAGGCACACATGGCAAAAATGAGCAGGCTAATCATGAGATGCTTCATCCGGCCTCCTAAGCAATTTATTTAAGTCTGACAAAACTCAGATTTCTAACTCTGAAAATTTTCATATCATCATATCAGACATGCTACATTTTTTGAACATTAAAAAATCTCAAGGCTTTGGTCGATAAATAGGAAAAGGTGACTAGTGATTTTAGTGATTCAGGAGGATTTCATGAAGCGCAATATAGCCTGGTTATCGATCATAGCCTTGACTTATCTGATGACTGTTCTGACCGGTTGCGGAGGCGGGGGCAGCACGACCGCCAGTGGAGGCGGAGGCGGCGGCGGCGGTGGAGGTACTACCGTTACCCTTCCCACAGATCCGGCAGGTCAGATCTCTTATTCTGTGGACAAGCTCAAAGATGCCAATTACGCTTCAGCTAAAACCGGATTCGACGCCGCGAAAAACAACAGCAATTCTACGGATTATCAGAAAAGGGAAGCTGCCACAGGATCACTTTATTGCGACGTCAAACTGGGAAACCTTGATCTCGGCAGCGACTCGCTGGTGAATTCCCTGCTGCAGATCACCAACAAGAATTCAACTACCTTTGCGCCGGAATATGCAGTAACCGCGGAAGTCAGGATCCCGCTTGATGCACACCTCTTGCTTGGAATCGCCTATATGGTTCGCAACAAATCCGGAGACAACGATAAAGCCGTCAGTTCTCTGCAGCAATTGGGAGGCAGCACTTTCAACGCCAACTTCACTTTTAACACGGAAATCGGCTTGTCAGTCACCAATCCTGAAGCTCACGCTCTCCTGTCCATGGCATTTTTTTATGCAGGAAACAAGGACAGTTCAAGTTCGCAGCTTGCAATCGCCAAGACGCTGGACGCGGACGGCCAGTATCTGATGGTCTCTGAGATCAGCAATGCCCTGGCGATCATGGGGCTGTAACAATCCGACTTAAATACTTGAGTTTGGCAAATTTTTGTAGTGTGCAGCCATAGGTTGTTCAAAAACCTTGATTTGTGGCGGGTCCTGTCCTGGCATAACTTTTTCTCTCCTTCGCAAGGCTCAGATCGAGAAATAAGTTACGCCTGGCCACCCCACAAGGGTTTCAGCGGCATGATATGGAAAATTTGCCAAAATCGAGTAAGTAACAAAAATTCAGGCTGTTCAAAAATGGCCAGATGCAAGGCATGAGAGCCTCTAACAAATAAATTTGAAGAGGCTCTACACAACGCAGCAGACGAGCGGTTTTCAACAGTCGCCTCACAATGCCGCATTCTTTCCCTTGTGATTCCCCTTGCTTGCTCAGATAATTTAAATAAGCGGAGAGTACTGCCGCACAGTAATTTCGAGGGGGGTATCATGAGAAATGTATTCAGTGCAAAGAACTGCAGCAGGGAAATCGCGCTGATTCTTCTGCTGACTCTTTCCATCGTCTCGTTCGCAGCCGAGAAAAAGCCGTGGACTTTCATGGTCTACATGTGTGCAGACAACAACCTGGACCCGCAGGCTCCCAAGGACATCAACCGCCTGGAAAAAGTAGGGTCAGGTTCGAATCTCAACATAGTAGTGGAATACGATAATTCCGGCAGCAGCGACACCTCGGCCACCGGTGAGGCGAACGCCAAATCAAAGCTCTATTTCGTCACCAAAGATTCGGATGAAAACACGATCAGCTCGAAAATCCTCCAGTCAGGCGGAGAGATCAACATGGGAGATCCCAAGGAACTGGTCAAGTTCGTCAGTTATTGCCATCAGAATTATCCGGCCGAAAAATACTGCCTTGTGCTCTGGAATCACGGCGGAGGCATCAATGACAGAAATTCCAGAAGAACACCCGGCAGAGGCATCTGCTATGACGACACATCCAATGACTTCCTGACCAACGAGGAACTGAGGATCGCTCTGACCGAGTCCAAAGCAGTAATCGGCAAGAGCATTGACCTGGTGGAAATGGACGCCTGCCTGATGGGCATGATCGAAGTGGCATATCAGCTCAAGGACTGCGCTTCATATGTTACTTTCTCAGAAGACACCGAACCTGTAGACGGCATTCCGTATGACAAAATCGCCGAAATCGTGAGCGGGAATCCTAGTGTCGTCGATCTTTCTAAAGGTATTGTCTCCGAATTCAAGGTTTACTATGAAGCTCACCAGTCCACTTACCAGAATGGCGGAGTGACCAAATCCGCGATCGACAATTCCAAGATAGCCGAACTCGCCTATGCAGTCGACGGCATCGCCAAAGCTCTGACAGCCAAGATCGCAGATCATAAAGATTCCATCAAGCAATCCCGCGAAAACAGTCAGACATATGGAGATACGCATAGCTATACTCCATCCTATACTGATCTCAAACACTGGCTGACCAATCTCAAGACCGCTTCCAAGGACGAGTCGTTGAAGAGACAGATCGGCACGTTTGAAGCAGCTTTTGATAAAGCAGTGCTCGCATCCACCACACTCGGCGAAGCAGACAAGAACTCCCTGGGCCTCTGCGTCTATTTCCCGCCTGACAAAGACACTTACCAGCAGCAGGTGGAATCCCTGCTCTTCAACAAAGACACCAGCTGGGTCAAATTCCTGAAAGCCTATTATGGAGGCGTTGGTCCGGCTCCCCAGCCCACAGGCGAAACCAGGATCTGGAGCGACTGGCTGGCTGAACTCAGGTATTCAGAAAAAGAGCTGGCTCACGCCGACCGCAGTTCAGACATCAGCTATGAAGCCAGAATGGACTCTGCATCTCTCCATGACCTGGCTCTGGACAACCTCTCGGTAGCGATTGAAAACCATGATTACAAGTCTGTTTCCGCCTTTCTCTCCCTTTCCAGGCAGTTATCCGGTGAAAGAGGCCTGGCTGCAGTCACCTACTCGGAAGTGAAGAACGATCTGCTGGCAATCATTTCCCAGACTCCTGGTTTTAAATTGACGGAGCTAAGTCAGTAAGTCATCTTATGGCACGAATCAATCCAAG
The window above is part of the Candidatus Wallbacteria bacterium genome. Proteins encoded here:
- a CDS encoding DUF3857 domain-containing transglutaminase family protein; this translates as MKHLMISLLIFAMCACAEVISTKNGAELTVDKLSFSNSRFQLDTGELERDQVQKIYFTRQDKQTAGEVAAIDGKSSSEPFVKPFTGKLGDIQALAADALAFQKNYPDVDSLVLRDCGQNLLFENGERTYIYHRAMKILKENAILNNLQFFWEEDRDRMTFYLVRVISPEGSVQYPQSSDISVSTPADEGADFISQGKMITIALPKVTVGSIIEYIYEEYTYNPFNRDFFFPAFGFEDNVPVRLSSLDVVIPTDKELYWAPLNMDRGSEPRRRTDEQGKHFYWEVRNSAPIINEPKMPDYYDIAKRVKCSTMKDWNGYFAWEKKMAEERMVLTPFLEEETKKIISGCQTQEEMLASIYHWLQQNIRYISIKSGIASGMSGHPAEMTFKNKFGDCIDKAILMATMLKVAGIEAYPVALNTKPGAARDLRIPNFGINHAINAVYLNGTRLTLDSTATTQRYPTFREDDQGVWIENYFKGEFYKTELPKPSDNCFRKYQIITVDMDESARIYYRTSYTGSYESGARGYWMYRREDMWEDELRSMITQDYPDAKLLRYKISNAFDISKPFSRELYWSCPEVMKKSGNYRVMDFKNSQAFEETSLLCRRYPILYNSSSMEKYEYHVKLPSTLKVKQLPENVSLSNKYANFWQDYRLTKGGFTFSMALSFKEDFVPVSDYQMYREFTKKVEDCFQKVVFLEEVGGGK
- a CDS encoding clostripain-related cysteine peptidase, whose product is MRNVFSAKNCSREIALILLLTLSIVSFAAEKKPWTFMVYMCADNNLDPQAPKDINRLEKVGSGSNLNIVVEYDNSGSSDTSATGEANAKSKLYFVTKDSDENTISSKILQSGGEINMGDPKELVKFVSYCHQNYPAEKYCLVLWNHGGGINDRNSRRTPGRGICYDDTSNDFLTNEELRIALTESKAVIGKSIDLVEMDACLMGMIEVAYQLKDCASYVTFSEDTEPVDGIPYDKIAEIVSGNPSVVDLSKGIVSEFKVYYEAHQSTYQNGGVTKSAIDNSKIAELAYAVDGIAKALTAKIADHKDSIKQSRENSQTYGDTHSYTPSYTDLKHWLTNLKTASKDESLKRQIGTFEAAFDKAVLASTTLGEADKNSLGLCVYFPPDKDTYQQQVESLLFNKDTSWVKFLKAYYGGVGPAPQPTGETRIWSDWLAELRYSEKELAHADRSSDISYEARMDSASLHDLALDNLSVAIENHDYKSVSAFLSLSRQLSGERGLAAVTYSEVKNDLLAIISQTPGFKLTELSQ